The sequence ctttcctgactatTGGTGCTGGGCTAGCTCATCAAAAACGGTGGGATCTTCCAaaatctcctcagcatacgccggcttgcatacctccacacgggtacttgcaagaaaccatatgagatagttgttgaacgcgatcgggcagtgctcacgaagtTGGGCTCGTTTTCCATCCctagcttgctccacactaagcgcGAACTGTacgacatacttcctgtgatgcttggcccaatccttgatcttccgctgctttttcctatccaacctgcaagttatAAACAGAATATTACCACCATCGAAACGGCCGAGAAGCcgctaagtgctcaaggttaattatatcttacgcgtgtagcaacttgtcggtgtcctcccactccggcgggtgtggctggaacaaaccaaactggcggaacacccgatgtggcaggtgaagctcaaccgcccagttgcgtATGAGTGGGCACCacatatgccagagatccctatccctagtgcacatcggaTTCAACCTGAACTCTACagggttaccaaaactctctccttttccatacggctcccattccacctgcaaaatgggataGAATGCAAGATTTATATCAAGTTACGATAgaagcatgataatcacttatgcaatgacgattcacctgctcaggcgtgatcgcgtccagctcgctcttgtacaacttgtacatgaccgacggatcatccgtcgtctcatttaacacatcccacttgtaagcccaagtggggagccgtagtgggtcATTTTTGTtgtcccaatcctcgtacttcacggtcttcgatcgtccaaccggcaaacgctcctagctccatatggaaagtgcgagcataCAACCACCAATACCTTCAGATGgcctacaacaggcttcgtccagctgcacataaaagagaacatggttgaattaacagcaagatcgcattgataatgtagcaatgaagtgaaaaagaaacaacttcatacctgtctatacaagtaagccagtgtcgccgaaccccaactccatttgctatcgaagacggtcaatgccttcagccacatccatggagcattcttgcctatGCCATCAGCAAATATAGTcctggatatcacgtaccacatgtagacacgagcatatgtcttgaCCGTGTCCTCATTAGATTCCTCAGGGCAAGTACCAAAGTGCATTGTAATCCACGTGAAAGGAGCGCCGGCtacgactctttccttcttcttgtcttctgcttCTGGTTCCCGAGGCTCTGGAGGAACCATAACGATAAGGGCttgcatctgcgcgcgccacccatcagaattgGTGTTCATACATAGAGGAttcccatcgataggaagaccggtgatcatagctaTATCCTGGAGCGTCatggtcatctccccggtccgaagatggaaactgtgtgtctctggcctccaatgatcaataagcaTGGTGAGTGCTACAacattgttgggtggcgtcgaccggctgaccaactgaatgaaagggagaagtcccgTCTCCCTTACATATGGTGTGTACCACTCATCACAGAgcatccacccaagggtgaccccgtgagaccgaagcttcagaggtgcaagctcctacaaacaaacaaatcataaaaTTACatatatggggcatttgtgtttgaaataaaCACGAAATTCATAACACTGACCACTTTCattattacccgctgctccaccgacatagcgtacgaccagtgttgtttgtcccagtgatcatcgagaagccaaaccaccCTAACAATCTGAAAAAAAGCTTTCTTGTCATTGGTGCGTATCTTTTGAACACAAATAAACTAAAGTACACctactagatgcaaaattcaaagcatatgtatcTAAAGCATTCTTGTCAATACAAATATAATTTCAacacaaataaactaaactaggcctacttcatgcAAGATTAAATACAAATCTCTTTTCCATATaaaataacatgtcaacctatgtatccaaaccatatctttttaataaaataaaataaactagggTCGCAAAATTAGGTACATGCAAGATTATAATACATGCAACATTCAAatctaatcaaatcaaacaagggttCCTCAAAATCTTCAAAATAGCATACATTATATGGATGGAAAGAAGGGGATCGGATGAGggtaccttctaggatggattggtgaaggAATCCACGGACCAAATCGTCCGATCTGATGGATTtaggagaggggattgagagggggagaggagaggaccGCCGCCACGGCTTCTTCTCGTTCTGTAACTGGTGGCAAAGGGGTGggcgggggaggagagggccgccgCGGCTGGATGTAAGTCATAGTGCAGCGCCCGAGGGCTAGGTGCTAGactttacatgtgtggcgcctagcacgCAGGTGCTGCACGGCTGGGTGCGGGGCTCAGGCCTGCCACGGTGGACAGATGTGCAACGCCCCCCAAGTTAGGCGCTGCACGGTAGGGTGTGACGCCTGCGTGGCGCGCGCTACACAAGAAGGTCACCGGCGTGAAATAGTTTCAGGGGCAGTTAGTTTCaggggcagttcattctgtgatttgatttcgtcccgaggtcaaaattgtcaaatttgccgccGGTGACAGCCTCCGTAGTAGCATTGCTTGCTGCTAGTCGCAGCACGGATCGCTCATCGTCGGTTGCAATGCTAGAAGTGACGGATCCAGAATTCTATACATTTCTTTTTCGCGATGAAGAATTTTACATATGGGTGTTAAAAAAAATGCGGGTATCAAAACAAAAATTGATCTAATATCTAAAATGTCCACGTAGCAAGAACCCTTTTTCCATCAAAATGAGAATACCTTATAAAAATGAAAAACCGTGATGCTATGGCAGAAGTCTTAAagtactagtaagatgcccgtgcgcTGCACGGAACACCAAAATGCATTGATTCGGAAGTTGTTTATTTGACAAAGTATGTGgtggtcatctcatgtgtaacaaatATCGATAGGTTTCCTTGTATATTCATTCTGATCTAGAGCTCACAAGCATCTGAGCGTGAATAGTAAACTAGCCTaacccgcgcggcggcacgccgcgctcgATGATCACTCGCAAATGTGCAATCTACTGATTCAAGAGTGGATCAGTGCATGCTGACTTAATCTCAGAATAATATATAGAGACATTAAAGAAATCGAACATACGAAGCTATTGAAATGTTGCAAACGAAGGGATACAAAGGTACAAATTAAAAGTAGCACACTTCAGAAGTAAACCAGTTATTCAAACTACATACAGTTCACTGCAAACAAGAACTGTATATAAAAACACAAACACACTACATAAATAAGCTAGAAGTAGTTGCTAGTGGATTAGATCATTCTAGTATATCCTCCTGAAGGATTGGTGCCTGTGATAAAGTGGTAAAGTGATTTTGCGAATTCCTGCACACGTCCGACGGGAGGGTGCGCGCCCGTGTATTTGATAATGGGATCGTCGCTATCTGGGAGCTGGGGATACATGTGAAGTGGTAATTATATGGAGTGGTATGATATTTGAAACATTGCCACATATCGTTGCAAACATTTTAGTCTGCCTTGTGAATAGACCTTGTTGAGCATTATTATGTTGGCAaggattttcttcttcttcacaaagTAGTagtgtattttctttttcttttttttgcgagaaaaaagAGATTTCATTGCTTAACCAGTGTGGTTACAATCGTTTGAATACAGCAAATCAATCTCAAAGGGAACCGATCTAAGCCACACCGCAGTGCGCTTGTTGTGATAGTAGTAGTGTTTGCTTGTAGATGATAATTTATGTTATTATATTGCATATAGTTTATGTTATTATATTGTGTACAGATATTTCTCAGTTGTTGTTGAGTTCTTttaatgtttttttttcatattctTGTTTGTATATTGAAGTGTCTCAGGTAATTGTGCTTATTTTGTTTAAAATAGTGGTTGGAAGCATGTAAGTGTAATAGAAGAATAATTAATTTAATATGTGCAAGACGTTCGGAGCCAATCCACTGAATCACAAAGTAGTAGTGTCTGCTTGTAGATGATAGTTTATGGTATATTGCATACTCCTTCCGTCCGCGAACAAGTATACATCTAATTTTTATCTTCGGTCAAAGTTttaaaagtttgaccaaatttacagAAAAGAATAGTagcatatatgacatcaaattggtatattatgaaagtacatttcaaaatGAATCTAAGGATGCTAATTTGGTGCCATAAATGATGCTACTTTTTCCTAgaaagttggtcaaaattttaaaacttttacTCAGAATGTTATTATATTGTGTATAGATATTTCTCATTTGTTGTTGAGTTTTTttaatgtttttttttcatattctTCTTTGTATATTGGACTGTCTCGGGTAATTGTGCTCATTTTGTTTAAAATAGTGGGTGGAAGCATGTAAGTGTAACAGAAGAACAGTTAATTTAATATGTACAAGACGCTTCGGAGCCATTCCACTGAATCTATTTGACGTTggaaactttcagattttttttaatttgttaCTGTTCATAGCCTCATATGGGGTGTAGGGGCACCCAGAGCTGAAAAACCACTCCCACCGACAAATCCTCCAAAAATCTGGTCGGATGCCAATTTTCCTTGTATAGAAAGAAAATAACAGGTCTTTAAATCCCATGAGGGAgttccaaaattgtgagtgtctaTGTCCTTCTTTAGCTTGACAAAGTCTGACTATTGAGAAACTTTTTCTGCAGTACGTGAGTTGCATCTTCAGATCCAAATTTCTACAGGCACTTTCCAAGAAGACAAACATTCATATATATTCTAAATTCAGAATACACATGCAAGTCGAAACCGGCTGCACCGTAAATAGAAAAGCCAAAAGTGCTAAGCACCGAGCTACAGACACACCTGAACAAAGGCTTGCATGCGATCTCTTTCTTGGTTCTGCCTTTTtccttgctagctagctagctagttgaaCTAACGGATGTATACACCCGATCATGCATGGTCTATTCGTATATTCTGAATTCAGAGAGGCCGCGATCATGCTTCtctcttgatttttttttcttcctGCATGATTATAATGATCCGTCTACATCTTGATCTTTGTAGGGGCATGGGTCTACATCTTATAATGATCCGTCTTCCTGCCAATGGTCTGTATATTCAGACGACCACGACCTCGGCACCCCGGGCTACAACGAAAGCGGCTGTGGCGGGGATGTGACGTTGCTCCTGCTGCGCCCGGAGCTCACGTGCAGGCGGCTCATGCATCTCGCTAGAAGTAGCGTCAGCATGGTAAACAGATCCTTCACGGAACCAAAAAAAAAGCCCCACATTTCCGGCAGCAAAAATCCGGTCCACCATAATACGAACGCCCCCTAAGTGGTTGTTTGGATAATAAATATTAGCATTGAGTTTATATAAAACGAGTTTTTACCTGATTTTTAGGAAAACCAGTTTTTACTAACTTCTTTGTTAATAGTCAGTTTACAGAAGACCATGTTTGGGTTGAAAAGTGGGTTTGTCCAGTTCCCTATTCTCcggtgattttcttgttctcgacTTTCCGTCAATGAAACGCAGGTAATGGAACTGGGTAGTTGATCTCACCGGACGGCCGCGTACACGCACACGTAGAAAGTTGCTACCATGGGCAAGCATCTGCCGGCTGTGAAATGTACGAAACGTACACGTACGCGAGAGACACAAGAGGATTCATGGCAAAAGCCTCCTCGGATCCACCTTCCTCTTGGTCGTTCACGCTGCATGCACGTAGGCATTCATGGCCATGGCACCCCTGTCTGTGGCTATGTACCCTCGCCGTTGGGGTTAAGGACGAGAAAACCTTTGTGCCCACGGGTGCAAACCCTTTGGTCGACGCCAAGCTGCAGGCATATATGGCTCCTCCTGCTTTGTTGTCACGTGCCGACGGCTCGCCGCGAACGCTCAACGAGCTGACCTCGGCGGCGGTGACGACGACCAGGACGGACGACACGGAGGACGCGTCAGCCGTGGCGCGGCGGCCAGACGAGGACGTACAACCACGTGGTACGACTCACCGGTGAGCTGATCACAGCCGCCGTTGTCTCACTGACCCTCGAGCAGGCCGGAGATATGTATTCAAGGACGTGGCAACCACCAGCCTCGGTAGCTTCTCTTCGCTCATGAACGGGCCCGCTGGGATCGGCAACAGAGACGAACGAGGATACGCAAATCGAGTTTTTACAAAAACGACTAATAGTCGTTTCTCCACAAACGCGAAATTCTGGGTTATAGAAAATTCGGTTTTCCAAATCCACAGATTAGTTAGGCTAGCCAAACGTGGTTTTAGGTTGTTAGGCCGTTTTCTTAGTTTATATAGAACGGATTTTCTACAAACCACCTATCCAAACAACCTCTAAAAGTAGCTGCAAAACAGAACACCGAGTTGGCAACACAGATGGAAAGCAACACGGGCACATAAACCATAAATTATATATACTCACCCTTAACCAATTGGATGTTATCTTTAGAAAAGGGAGGTTGCATCACACGTACTGGAAATAGAAGGGAAAAACATAAGACCACATGCATCAGCGTTCGGAGAAGAATAAGAACAACGACCAAAAAAATACCTCTTTTCCGGCCCGACCAGTACGATCGCACCAAAATCCGCTTACGGCGTGCACACACAACACGAAAATGCTCCATAAGAGGAGTAGGCATCACTCAAATGGCAAACACGTACGCAAATTAGAACCAATCCTAGAAAAACACCACAAAACCCAAAAGAAGTACACACATATTTAGGAAACTGGACTTACCAAGAGGAGTAGGCCGACCAAAGATACCAGCGGCACATAAAGGCACCACTCTTGGACGGCAATGAAAAGTCGTATCACCAACCAAAGAGCCATAAAGATGAACACCAGCAGGAAAATCAGAAACAGAAGCACTCGTTCTGTCAACCACTTCGACAAGCAGAATACCTGCAAGCAACCATTAGATGGACCACATTAGAATCCTACCAATAAGCACAACACCAAACGGCTAAATAGAACAACACCAAAGGCATAAAATAAGTGAAATaagcaacaaagaaaaaagaaaacaaccaGGTCGTACGCTGGCAGGCCAAACAGCCGGGACAGACCCACCGGCCACTGAAGAAGAGCACGCACCAACGGCAGCACCTGCAAGAAAAAGAAGCAATAAATCGGCACAGACAACAATCAAACCAACAAAAAAAACGCAGCAAAACAGCCACAGGCACGCACAGGCACTCGCATGCATACAGCAAGAATCGAGGGCACTCACCGACGGTACAATCCACAGGCCGCTTCCCTAATGAAATCTCCCGACGACGACTATCAACGTCCACATTAACATCTCGCCACGAATCTAATCGGTGCACACCCACAACATGAAATAACCAATCAATAAGATGGCAACCTAGACGAAGCAGCACAAAATCTGTACAGAGGAAACTGCAACgacaaaaaggcaaaaaaaaaatgCTCACCAGCCCGGGAAGAACGAAACGGCCGGCGAGACCCGGACCGGAGGCTGCATCCCGAATCAGCCGGCCGGCCACGCCCACCAGCGAATGCCATCGTCGACGACGAATCCACGGAAGAAATGCGGCCGGCAGCGCGGCGCACGCGGGCAATGACAGCCGCCCGAATCCCAGGAGGGCGGCCCCGACGGCGTCGGCCGGATCGAACCGTAGCAGGCCCAGCCATCGCCGAACAAAGAAGCAGCACTACTgctgaagaaagaagaagaaaaccgGAAGCGAACGCAATGAGCAGCGGAGGCACAAGAGCACCTGTATTTATAGGGAATGACAGCACAGAAAAGTTCAAATCGGAGACGGGAAGCAAAGGCGTCAGAGAAACACGCAGAGGCTTCCAGCAAAGTGGCAACCGCCAGCGCAGAAATACGCAGAGACTTCCATCGAAGCGGCAACCGCCAGCGCGAAAAGTGGAGAAGATGCAAACGGCAGCCAACCCAGCCAAGCATACGTGGCAAAAAGCAGAGATAAAAAAAGGAAGTAGACAGCGGCGCATGCAGAAGAATCCAAACCAGGCGATAGACAAATTGGTCTCCCCCATGCAACCAATACGAAACTGAACATGGACACCCAATCGTCAAAGGCGGTCCTATTTTTTTAATGATTCCCAGCGACATGCGCTCCGCTCACCCAGGCGTGCACACACCCACATCCCCCACTATTACACGTGTTGCACATTCATTGGATGATTTGTTATGATAGGAAAAAGTGGGAAAAACCAGAAAAACTAAACCTAGCCAAGTTTAGTATATGTAGAATGTAGgcaaaaaagataaaaaaacatatatcttttgcaaacaaaagcgttcgactgtttaacctgcatccaaaacttaaTGAATAAATAACACTTGTGGTGCTTTGCAAAAAATGATCTTTAAAAATTATTTTTGAGTAtcaattttgttttatttttctagaCCACCATGAATGTTATTTTTCACAAAATGCTGCACACAGCTAGAATAGTCCAATATGTTTGTTGCCCAAATGTTAAGATTTGTTTGAATTTATTAATATTATTTCAGCCCAGGAGTCAAGTTCATGTCCCGTCTTTCTCTGCTATTTCTACAAAATTGTTGCATCTCATTTCTACATGTTATCGTCAATTATCACTCCCAGGTAGAATCTTGTGCAAGTGGATGCTCTAGAGGCAACTTTGCTGCATGTGCTCCTTGCTCCATTGTTCTCACAAACCTATTCCAAGCTATATATATTTTCCCCCAAAAAAGATTCAGGCTGCATCCAATCAAGTAACAACATACTTGAGTTGCCGTTTTAACTTCTAATTGGAAATGAACACTAAAAAGGTGAATTGTACATCTAACCGATTTTTTCCTCTCAGCAAACATCACATTTCATGTTTCCGTACAAACATAGACTCAAGCTATAACCTGAACATAACTGGAAATGAACTCGCATATCTTCAGGCAAGGAGCGGTGCTTTCATCTAGCCTAGTGTTGTCTCACTTTCATAGAACAGTGAATCAACGTCTCCATGGTCAAGTATTCTTCAAAAGAAAATAGAACAGAAAAAAACTTGCTCAAGAAAAGAAATCTGAATATAAGAAAACCAAATCTTGCTTAATTAGACTCCAGTATATTGTGCACGATAAACTTAGAAAACTCCCGTTTcttactcttataaaaacagagttgctgatgatgatgtgtctgccatcctgcaatatagggcatccgatttatatccgacggatagaaaGGAAACCATGGtgattttgcaaaaagatacccacacccctctccacatttgcaaataaggccttttctcgttcatccttttctcccacaagataaactactcatacaaatgcatcttgatgtttcgtgcaacgcatgggcatcgtCTTGCTAGTttggaaaagaattctatgagaccaggtctcacgggttagcaggtgagatccatcctgatggatgacacgtggcagtCACAAAGCATCTACCCCACCCCCACCTGAAATCAGGAGGAaaagattagatgctttgtgatttgtgaatgtcacgtgtcatccatcagggcaGGTCTCACCagctaaccgtgagacctggtctcatataatttttttcctccGTTTTACAGGAAAATTTAAATGCGCTAGATTTAATCCAGCGAGTATGGGCAGGATCACGACTAACGAGCCACATCGGCTCGGTCTCACCATTTGCGACAAGCCACTCATGCGCCTcacattatgctatggtgttctcCGACGGGGCTTTGTTTTAACCTCTCCGTCAGGGAGGGCAACACAGCAGGCAATACCCACGGACATATCTATTTTTTCTGGTGTCTTTTCTGTATTTCTTCTAGACAAATGTGTTTCTAGGATCTTTGTGTAGGCGCTGgtgaatcttctgagatagacaCATCAGAGGGAAGGAGAACCTGAATCGGCTAGAGGCTACGGCCATAGAACATTTCAGAGCTCTTCCAGACGAGCAAGACAACTGTGTACAATTTATTATCTCTATAGAAGATAAAATTTTGGCCATAAAATATGTACCAAATTATGTTATCTGGCTACAAGAATTCACACCTGATAGAGTTCATCATTCAACTTCCATACTCATATTCATGCAAATCCATACGTGCAAGCACAGAAGGAGCCTCTTTTCACATAAAGTAAACTTGTCCTGATTCTGTTCTTGCTTCGAGATTTTTTTTGT comes from Triticum aestivum cultivar Chinese Spring chromosome 5B, IWGSC CS RefSeq v2.1, whole genome shotgun sequence and encodes:
- the LOC123116842 gene encoding protein MAIN-LIKE 1, whose product is MSVEQRVIMKVELAPLKLRSHGVTLGWMLCDEWYTPYVRETGLLPFIQLVSRSTPPNNVVALTMLIDHWRPETHSFHLRTGEMTMTLQDIAMITGLPIDGNPLCMNTNSDGWRAQMQALIVMVPPEPREPEAEDKKKERVVAGAPFTWITMHFGTCPEESNEDTVKTYARVYMWYVISRTIFADGIGKNAPWMWLKALTVFDSKWSWGSATLAYLYRQLDEACCRPSEGIGGCMLALSIWS
- the LOC123116843 gene encoding uncharacterized protein; the encoded protein is MAGPATVRSGRRRRGRPPGIRAAVIARVRRAAGRISSVDSSSTMAFAGGRGRPADSGCSLRSGSRRPFRSSRADSWRDVNVDVDSRRREISLGKRPVDCTVGAAVGACSSSVAGGSVPAVWPASVRPGILLVEVVDRTSASVSDFPAGVHLYGSLVGDTTFHCRPRVVPLCAAGIFGRPTPLVMPTPLMEHFRVVCARRKRILVRSYWSGRKRVRVMQPPFSKDNIQLVKGEYI